One Acidimicrobiia bacterium DNA segment encodes these proteins:
- a CDS encoding phosphate starvation-inducible protein PhoH translates to MLAILGEHDRFLRTIEDAFDVAVAVRGNEITIKGNREEAERVSTLFEELIDLVRGGHTLDPDQVGKSIQLVKERPDLQASQVFGDRVFSGRGRQVRPKSIGQKAYVDAIRDNTVVFAIGPAGTGKTYLAVAAAVQALQDGQTRRIILTRPAVEAGEKLGYLPGDILAKVDPYLRPLYDSLYDIMDPGEVQKLISRGTIEIAPLAYMRGRTLNDSFVLLDEAQNTSPEQMKMFLTRIGFGSKAVVNGDVTQIDLPAGHRSGLVHVEGVLAGVPGIAFVHLDGKDVVRHEIVKRIIEAYDRYEAAEKGKFMARLNGDPEVSA, encoded by the coding sequence ATGCTCGCTATTCTGGGCGAGCATGACCGTTTTCTCCGCACGATCGAGGACGCCTTCGACGTCGCCGTGGCGGTGCGCGGCAATGAGATCACCATAAAAGGGAATCGCGAAGAAGCCGAGCGGGTCTCGACGCTCTTCGAAGAACTCATCGACCTCGTGAGAGGTGGTCACACGCTAGACCCAGATCAAGTTGGAAAATCTATCCAGCTCGTCAAAGAGCGCCCTGATCTGCAGGCATCCCAGGTCTTTGGAGATAGGGTTTTCAGTGGAAGAGGGCGGCAGGTCAGACCCAAAAGCATCGGGCAAAAGGCGTATGTCGATGCGATAAGAGATAACACCGTCGTCTTCGCTATTGGACCTGCGGGTACAGGTAAGACTTATTTGGCGGTAGCGGCAGCCGTGCAAGCCCTCCAAGACGGCCAAACTCGTCGCATAATTCTGACCAGACCTGCGGTCGAGGCGGGGGAGAAGCTTGGGTACCTTCCTGGTGACATTCTTGCGAAAGTAGATCCATACCTGCGGCCCCTCTACGACTCGCTATACGACATTATGGATCCAGGGGAGGTCCAGAAACTTATCTCCAGAGGAACGATAGAGATCGCGCCGCTCGCTTATATGCGAGGAAGGACTCTAAATGACAGCTTTGTTTTGTTAGACGAGGCACAAAACACCTCTCCTGAACAGATGAAGATGTTCTTGACACGCATAGGTTTCGGCTCTAAAGCGGTAGTAAACGGCGACGTTACCCAGATCGATCTGCCGGCAGGTCACCGCTCTGGGTTGGTTCATGTAGAGGGGGTGTTGGCGGGGGTCCCAGGCATTGCTTTCGTCCATTTAGACGGAAAAGACGTTGTCCGACACGAGATAGTCAAGAGAATCATCGAGGCCTACGACCGCTACGAGGCAGCCGAGAAAGGTAAATTCATGGCTCGCCTGAATGGCGATCCTGAGGTCTCTGCCTGA
- a CDS encoding histidine triad nucleotide-binding protein, with protein MISKGGRYGCDSGLAITRGTRPVTTGKNGRLIVAIDCLFCKIVSGEVPSEKVYESEHVLAFRDINPQAPTHVLVIPKRHVGSAAELGAEHAEELSEIFDACNKVAKEEGIDASGYRIVTNVGRNAGQTVFHLHFHLLGGRPMTWPPG; from the coding sequence ATGATCAGCAAGGGCGGACGGTATGGCTGCGACTCCGGCCTTGCCATCACGAGGGGAACGCGGCCGGTAACAACGGGCAAAAATGGGAGGCTCATCGTGGCAATCGACTGCCTTTTCTGCAAGATCGTCTCTGGCGAGGTGCCTTCCGAGAAGGTTTACGAGTCAGAGCACGTTTTGGCATTTCGTGACATTAACCCTCAAGCCCCCACCCATGTTTTGGTGATTCCCAAGCGACACGTGGGATCAGCAGCTGAGCTTGGGGCGGAGCACGCCGAAGAGCTGAGCGAGATCTTTGACGCATGCAACAAGGTGGCTAAAGAAGAGGGGATCGATGCCTCGGGGTATCGCATTGTCACCAACGTCGGTCGCAACGCTGGGCAGACGGTGTTCCACCTTCACTTCCATCTTCTCGGCGGCCGACCCATGACTTGGCCTCCCGGATGA
- the ybeY gene encoding rRNA maturation RNase YbeY, producing the protein MLVRAVEVFVANEQSDEEIDLERIRMLAEEVLLRQEAPEPTEVSVICVDEASMRSLSQRFLGIDEATDVLAFPIDGEVEEETVETAPGGRVLWPEDGPVLLGDVVICPAVTRRYAEENQKSFQSEIDLVVVHGLLHLLGYDHATKDEEAVMNELQNALLDNFYSKLEEASSESGAGT; encoded by the coding sequence ATGCTTGTGCGCGCCGTTGAAGTCTTTGTTGCAAACGAGCAGAGTGACGAGGAAATCGACCTTGAGCGCATCCGTATGCTGGCCGAGGAGGTACTACTTCGCCAGGAGGCTCCCGAGCCGACGGAGGTGTCTGTCATCTGCGTAGACGAAGCATCGATGAGGTCATTGTCGCAACGGTTTTTGGGAATCGACGAAGCCACAGACGTATTAGCTTTTCCGATCGACGGGGAAGTGGAAGAAGAAACTGTGGAGACTGCTCCGGGTGGTCGAGTGCTTTGGCCTGAAGACGGACCTGTCCTATTGGGCGATGTAGTGATTTGTCCCGCCGTCACCAGACGCTACGCAGAGGAGAACCAAAAGAGCTTCCAGAGTGAGATCGACCTAGTGGTGGTGCACGGTCTGTTGCATTTGCTCGGGTACGACCATGCCACCAAAGACGAAGAGGCAGTCATGAACGAGCTACAAAACGCTCTTCTTGACAATTTCTACTCAAAGTTAGAAGAGGCTTCGTCCGAATCGGGGGCGGGGACATGA